One stretch of Euphorbia lathyris chromosome 7, ddEupLath1.1, whole genome shotgun sequence DNA includes these proteins:
- the LOC136200671 gene encoding zinc finger CCCH domain-containing protein 16 — protein sequence MPVKKELCRNFQRGSCQYGARCKFLHVNSQQQPRANNNAFGFGVPQKQQNQSSNPFGFGVQSKPSNDFSNNQQQFKPFENKWNRFSPISNPGTPSSKQSENQTQAPNHNCTDPNSCKRQIAEDYEREKPLWKLTCYGHSKDGPCDIVGDVSYEELRAAAYDDAKHGLSLQSIIERERNLLNSKLIEFENLLRNPYVAPQKSVRSHSSFPEVTPIGRLPTGQTNAPPAVSSFSQLGASLDKRPSAPSANVFGQPNLFSNTSQASNDFGIRPSVPLNNSFGQQNGFSNSGQTTSAFAISNFSPSNAGFGNSNAFSFPSNSSSAMSTQITNSFAAPSLITANTSNSSPNPVGMANTQVQSVNDMQERATVSVDPGIWLKENWVAGEIPEEAPPVEYV from the exons ATGCCGGTGAAGAAAGAACTCTGCAGAAACTTTCAGCGCGGAAG CTGTCAATATGGTGCGAGGTGCAAATTTCTTCATGTGAATTCACAACAGCAGCCAAGAGCAAATAATAATGCCTTTGGTTTTGGCGTACCGCAGAAGCAGCAGAACCAGTCTTCTAATCCTTTTGGATTTGGTGTTCAATCAAAACCCTCCAATGATTTTTCAAATAATCAGCAGCAATTCAAG CcttttgaaaataaatggaaCCGTTTCTCCCCCATATCCAATCCTGGAACTCCTTCATCAAAACAATCAGAAAACCAGACTCAGGCACCAAATCATAA CTGCACAGATCCTAACTCCTGCAAACGTCAGATTGCTGAAGATTATGAGCGGGAGAAACCACTTTGGAAACTTACATGCTATGGTCACTCAAAAGA TGGTCCTTGTGACATTGTTGGCGATGTTAGTTATGAAGAACTGCGAGCTGCTGCATATGATGATGCTAAACATGGGTTAAGCTTGCAATCAATT ATTGAGAGGGAGAGAAATTTATTGAATTCCAAATTGATTGAGTTCGAGAATTTGCTTCGGAATCCCTATGTAGCACCTCAAAAGTCTGTTCGCAGTCATAGCTCATTCCCTGAAGTCACTCCCATTGGAAGGTTGCCTACTGGTCAAACTAATGCCCCACCTGCCGTGTCTAGCTTCAGCCAGTTGGGTGCATCACTTGATAAGAG GCCTTCTGCACCATCAGCAAATGTTTTTGGGCAGCCAAACCTCTTCTCAAATACTAGCCAGGCTTCCAATGACTTCGGAATCAG GCCCTCTGTACCGTTAAATAATTCCTTCGGACAACAAAATGGATTCTCTAATTCAGGCCAAACTACAAGTGCATTTGCGATAAGCAATTTCAGCCCCTCAAATGCTG GTTTCGGCAACAGCAATGCTTTTAGCTTTCCAAGTAATTCTTCTTCAGCCATGTCAACACAAATCACCAATTCGTTTGCTGCCCCATCTCTTATCACTGCCAACACGTCTAATTCATCTCCTAATCCAGTTGGGATGGCAAATACACAGGTTCAGTCAGT AAATGACATGCAAGAAAGAGCAACCGTTTCCGTGGATCCCGGTATCTGGTTAAAAGAAAACTGGGTTGCTGGAGAG ATTCCGGAGGAGGCACCTCCAGTTGAATATGTTTGA